The following are from one region of the Streptomyces rubrogriseus genome:
- a CDS encoding S1 family peptidase — MRHARRRIVRRVARLAAVGGLLLGGTMVTRAVASEPPDASAAPRTFAETPSGAGADLVSRLGTDRTAGHWVDSDGRPVVAVTDERAAEAVRRAGATAKRVRHSMSELRSAASTLGSAPRVAGTAWAPDYRSNEVVVRGDRTVSGSDWSRLTGIAEGIGGFVRMERTEGTFTTRLNGAEPILSTAGRCSAGFNVTDGTSDFILTAGHCGPTGSVWFGDRAGDGQVGRTVAGSFPGDDFSLVEYADGKAGDGADVVAVGDGKGVRITGAGEPAVGQRVFRSGSTSGLRDGRVTALDATVNYPEGTVTGLIETDVCAEPGDSGGPMFSEGVALGVTSGGSGDCARGGTTFFQPLPEAMASLGVRLIVPGRQGAAAGTSAPAGQTPGTGAPGASGAGASAPGAGVDGSTLLARLTDRRNIGPGLLVVAGSLVALVATRWIREEQDRKAYRRRYSATWS; from the coding sequence ATGAGGCACGCACGACGACGCATCGTCCGGCGAGTGGCGCGACTGGCGGCCGTCGGCGGACTGCTGCTCGGGGGGACGATGGTCACCCGGGCCGTGGCGAGCGAGCCGCCCGACGCGTCCGCCGCGCCGCGGACCTTCGCCGAGACCCCGTCCGGCGCCGGCGCCGACCTCGTGTCCCGGCTCGGCACCGATCGTACGGCGGGTCACTGGGTCGACTCCGACGGGCGGCCGGTCGTGGCGGTGACGGACGAGCGCGCGGCCGAGGCGGTGCGGCGGGCGGGTGCGACGGCGAAGCGGGTGCGGCACAGCATGTCCGAGCTGAGGTCGGCGGCCTCGACGCTGGGCTCGGCGCCCCGGGTGGCCGGTACGGCGTGGGCGCCGGACTACCGCTCCAACGAGGTGGTGGTCCGGGGCGACCGCACGGTCTCCGGGTCGGACTGGTCCCGGCTGACGGGAATCGCGGAGGGCATCGGCGGGTTCGTCCGCATGGAGCGTACGGAGGGCACGTTCACCACCCGCCTGAACGGGGCGGAACCGATCCTGTCCACGGCGGGCCGCTGCTCGGCGGGATTCAACGTGACCGACGGCACGAGCGACTTCATCCTGACCGCCGGGCACTGCGGCCCGACGGGCTCCGTCTGGTTCGGCGACCGCGCGGGTGACGGGCAGGTCGGCAGGACGGTCGCCGGGAGCTTCCCCGGGGACGACTTCTCCCTGGTGGAGTACGCCGACGGCAAGGCGGGCGACGGCGCCGACGTGGTGGCGGTCGGCGACGGCAAGGGGGTGCGGATCACGGGGGCGGGCGAACCGGCGGTGGGACAGCGGGTGTTCCGCAGCGGAAGCACCAGCGGGCTGCGCGACGGCCGGGTGACGGCACTGGACGCGACGGTCAACTACCCGGAGGGCACGGTCACCGGTCTGATCGAGACCGACGTGTGCGCCGAACCCGGGGACAGCGGTGGGCCGATGTTCTCCGAGGGCGTCGCGCTCGGGGTGACGTCGGGCGGCAGTGGCGACTGCGCCAGGGGCGGCACCACGTTCTTCCAGCCGCTGCCGGAGGCCATGGCGTCGCTCGGGGTCCGGCTGATCGTCCCGGGGCGGCAGGGTGCCGCCGCGGGCACCTCGGCACCGGCCGGCCAGACACCGGGCACCGGGGCGCCGGGCGCCTCCGGGGCGGGGGCGTCGGCCCCCGGGGCGGGCGTCGACGGCTCGACCCTGCTCGCCCGGCTCACCGACCGCCGGAACATAGGACCGGGCCTGCTGGTGGTCGCGGGCAGCCTGGTGGCACTGGTGGCCACGCGGTGGATCCGCGAGGAGCAGGACCGCAAGGCCTATCGGCGGCGGTACTCGGCGACGTGGAGCTGA
- a CDS encoding MalY/PatB family protein — translation MTSNPWDQAGEPNPLRALTPDQLRRRTSMKWRTHPADVLPLWVAEMDVPLAGPVVRAVTDAMELGDTGYPVGTAYAEALAAFAAKRWGWDDLTVERTAIVPDVMLGVVEMLKLVTGPGDPVIVNPPVYPPFYQFVTHLDRRVVEAPLGPDLRIDFGVLEDAFRRAVAGGGRAAFLLCSPHNPTGTVHTADELAALATLAERYGVRVVADEIHAPVVTAPDARFVPYLSVPGAERGLSLMSASKGWNLAGLKAALAVAGSGARADLARMPEEVGHGPSHIGVLAHTAALRDGTAWLDAVLAGLDENRRLLTGLLAERLPGVVHRAGEATYLAWLDCRALGLGDEPADVFLDRGRVALSSGVPFGSGGAGHVRLNLATSPELLTEAVRRMAAALE, via the coding sequence ATGACCAGCAACCCGTGGGACCAGGCCGGTGAACCGAACCCGCTGCGCGCACTCACGCCGGACCAGCTGCGCCGACGTACCAGCATGAAGTGGCGCACCCACCCGGCGGACGTACTGCCGCTGTGGGTGGCCGAGATGGACGTGCCGCTCGCCGGACCCGTCGTGCGTGCCGTCACCGACGCCATGGAACTCGGCGACACCGGCTACCCCGTCGGCACCGCCTACGCCGAGGCCCTCGCCGCCTTCGCCGCCAAGCGGTGGGGCTGGGACGACCTGACCGTGGAGCGGACGGCGATCGTGCCCGACGTGATGCTGGGCGTCGTGGAGATGCTCAAGCTCGTCACCGGGCCCGGCGACCCGGTGATCGTCAATCCGCCGGTGTACCCGCCGTTCTACCAGTTCGTCACCCACCTGGACCGGCGCGTCGTCGAGGCGCCGCTCGGTCCTGACCTGCGGATCGACTTCGGCGTGCTGGAGGATGCCTTCCGGCGGGCCGTCGCGGGCGGCGGCCGGGCGGCCTTCCTGTTGTGCAGCCCGCACAACCCCACCGGCACGGTCCACACCGCCGACGAACTGGCGGCCCTCGCCACCCTCGCGGAGCGGTACGGCGTCCGGGTGGTCGCCGACGAGATCCACGCCCCGGTCGTCACCGCCCCCGACGCGCGGTTCGTGCCCTACCTGAGCGTGCCCGGCGCCGAGCGCGGCCTCTCCCTGATGTCGGCGTCCAAGGGCTGGAACCTCGCCGGGCTCAAGGCGGCCCTGGCCGTCGCGGGCTCCGGAGCCCGAGCGGACCTGGCGCGGATGCCCGAGGAGGTCGGTCACGGGCCGAGCCACATCGGCGTCCTCGCCCACACCGCCGCCCTGCGCGACGGAACCGCCTGGCTGGACGCCGTGCTCGCCGGGCTCGACGAGAACCGGCGGCTGCTCACCGGCCTGCTCGCCGAGCGGCTGCCCGGCGTCGTGCACCGCGCCGGGGAGGCGACCTACCTCGCCTGGCTCGACTGCCGCGCCCTCGGCCTCGGTGACGAACCGGCCGACGTCTTCCTCGACCGGGGCCGGGTGGCCCTCAGCTCCGGCGTTCCCTTCGGCAGCGGCGGGGCGGGGCACGTGCGGCTCAACCTGGCCACCTCGCCGGAGCTGCTCACGGAGGCGGTGCGCAGGATGGCGGCCGCCCTGGAGTGA
- a CDS encoding PPOX class F420-dependent oxidoreductase, with translation MDDDASLARLGAGKYLLVTTYRKNGTPVATPVWVVRDGDALGVWTVADSWKVKRVRNRADVLVGPCDVRGRPTGEQVPGTAEICDAATTARYRRLLARKYGVVGRLTLLGSRLRRGLDGTLGIRVTLTSGPPAGN, from the coding sequence ATGGACGACGACGCGTCACTGGCCCGGCTCGGCGCCGGCAAGTACCTGCTGGTCACCACGTACCGGAAGAACGGCACGCCGGTCGCCACCCCGGTGTGGGTGGTGCGGGACGGCGACGCGCTCGGCGTCTGGACCGTGGCCGACTCCTGGAAGGTCAAACGCGTGCGCAACCGCGCCGACGTCCTGGTCGGCCCCTGCGACGTGCGCGGCAGGCCGACCGGTGAGCAGGTCCCGGGCACGGCGGAGATCTGCGACGCGGCCACCACGGCCCGCTACCGGCGGCTGCTCGCCCGCAAGTACGGCGTCGTCGGCCGGCTCACCCTGCTCGGCAGCAGGCTGCGCCGCGGGCTCGACGGCACCCTGGGAATCCGCGTCACGCTCACGTCCGGGCCACCGGCAGGGAACTGA
- a CDS encoding Zn-ribbon domain-containing OB-fold protein, protein MYHSGNVAQQAAGPATGLLDPRTADRGQDTEAVFYQRCTWCGTAVYHRVLCPVCRGSELRTERSEGTGTVRHATVVHRNTPAARNVSLIEMAEGFVLRGRVMGPLIGIHSGDRVRLSTAKDPVRGEPVFQLVDEPYRAWT, encoded by the coding sequence GTGTACCACTCAGGAAACGTCGCTCAGCAGGCGGCCGGCCCCGCGACGGGCCTGCTCGACCCGAGGACCGCGGACCGGGGCCAGGACACCGAGGCCGTCTTCTACCAGCGCTGCACCTGGTGCGGCACCGCCGTGTACCACCGGGTGCTGTGCCCGGTCTGTCGCGGCAGCGAGCTGCGGACGGAGCGGAGCGAGGGCACGGGGACGGTGCGTCATGCCACGGTGGTGCACCGCAACACACCGGCCGCACGCAATGTCTCCCTCATCGAGATGGCCGAGGGGTTCGTGCTGCGCGGCCGGGTCATGGGTCCGCTGATCGGCATACACAGCGGGGACCGGGTGCGGCTGTCCACGGCCAAGGACCCGGTGCGCGGCGAGCCGGTCTTCCAGCTGGTCGACGAGCCGTACCGGGCCTGGACCTGA
- a CDS encoding TetR family transcriptional regulator: protein MSTSSAAPRRGDGTDAAEVRPPMREALVAAAFRLFLERGYEQTTVDDIVALAGVGRRSFFRYFPSKEDVVFPDHERCLADMQAFLARSPEDTDPVRRVCDAARLVLGMYAENPAFSVQRYRLTKKVPGLRAYELSVVWRYERALAEYLRGRLGGRPDGSLRADVIAAAVVAAHNNALRSWLRSDGRDDAGAAVDHALAYAQSAFGDVPVPPRGTSPEDVVVVAARRGTPLWQVLREIETAFAHD, encoded by the coding sequence ATGAGCACCAGCAGTGCGGCGCCCCGCCGCGGCGACGGGACGGACGCGGCGGAGGTCCGGCCGCCGATGCGGGAGGCACTGGTCGCGGCGGCGTTCCGGCTGTTCCTGGAGCGGGGGTACGAACAGACCACCGTGGACGACATCGTTGCCCTCGCCGGCGTCGGACGGCGTTCCTTCTTCCGGTACTTCCCGTCCAAGGAGGACGTGGTCTTCCCCGACCACGAACGGTGCCTGGCCGACATGCAGGCGTTCCTGGCCCGCTCGCCCGAGGACACCGACCCGGTGCGGCGGGTCTGCGACGCGGCCCGGCTGGTCCTCGGCATGTACGCCGAGAACCCGGCGTTCTCCGTGCAGCGCTACCGCCTCACCAAGAAGGTCCCCGGCCTGCGCGCCTACGAGTTGTCGGTGGTGTGGCGCTACGAGCGGGCCCTCGCCGAGTACCTGCGCGGGCGGCTGGGCGGACGCCCGGACGGCAGCCTGCGCGCCGACGTGATCGCGGCCGCGGTGGTCGCGGCCCACAACAACGCCCTGCGGTCCTGGCTGCGTTCGGACGGGCGCGACGACGCGGGCGCCGCGGTGGACCACGCACTGGCGTACGCACAGTCCGCGTTCGGCGACGTCCCGGTGCCGCCCCGCGGCACCTCGCCCGAGGACGTGGTGGTCGTGGCCGCGCGTCGCGGCACACCGCTGTGGCAGGTGCTGCGGGAGATCGAGACGGCGTTCGCGCACGACTGA
- a CDS encoding ATP-grasp domain-containing protein, giving the protein MPFTRSRILYVTDLAYEARGRRYCDEDIYLTSRLREEFDLALCHPRDAAALLDAFDAVVVRNSGPVQGYEAAHESFRERATERGTRVYNQLTGRADMVGKQYLLDLTAAGYPVIPTVDRAEDLHRLPVADEYVVKPRLGADSAGLGIVPAGRVAEALDGAGDLLVQPRVDFAYEVSFYFVDHDYQYALYAPHPDRRWQLEPYDATVADLDFARRFIEWNGIDHGIQRVDACRAPGGELLLVELEDLNPYLSLDALGEPARDAFVTALRTALRRLLAD; this is encoded by the coding sequence ATGCCGTTCACCCGCTCCCGCATCCTGTACGTCACCGACCTGGCCTACGAGGCGCGCGGGCGGCGCTACTGCGACGAGGACATCTACCTGACCTCGCGGCTGCGCGAGGAGTTCGACCTGGCCCTGTGCCATCCCCGGGACGCCGCCGCGCTGCTGGACGCCTTCGACGCCGTCGTCGTCCGCAACAGCGGCCCCGTGCAGGGGTACGAGGCGGCCCACGAGTCCTTCCGCGAGCGCGCCACCGAGCGCGGGACGCGTGTCTACAACCAGCTCACCGGCCGGGCGGACATGGTCGGCAAGCAGTACCTGCTCGACCTCACCGCCGCGGGGTACCCCGTCATCCCCACCGTGGACCGTGCCGAGGACCTGCACCGGCTGCCCGTCGCGGACGAGTACGTCGTCAAGCCGAGGCTCGGCGCGGACTCGGCGGGTCTCGGGATCGTCCCGGCCGGCCGGGTGGCCGAGGCGCTGGACGGCGCCGGGGACCTCCTCGTCCAGCCGCGCGTCGACTTCGCCTACGAGGTCTCCTTCTACTTCGTCGACCACGACTACCAGTACGCCCTGTACGCGCCGCACCCCGACCGCCGCTGGCAGCTGGAGCCGTACGACGCCACCGTGGCCGACCTCGACTTCGCGCGGCGGTTCATCGAGTGGAACGGCATCGACCACGGCATCCAGCGCGTCGACGCCTGCCGCGCGCCCGGCGGGGAACTGCTGCTGGTCGAGCTGGAGGACCTCAACCCCTACCTGTCCCTGGACGCCCTCGGCGAACCGGCCCGCGACGCGTTCGTCACCGCCCTGCGCACGGCCCTGCGACGCCTGCTCGCCGACTGA
- a CDS encoding flavin reductase family protein, with product MAAMDVFLDRLDPDMCVVTAAADGERAGCLVAFSSQCSLKPVRYVVWISDVNRTFRVARSADVLAVHLLARDQRATAELFGGLTGDDVDKFDRVRWREAYGGAAVLEDAEAWFVGRILERMQGGDHVGFVLDPVEWGGRERAAGPLLRLADARTVRPGHPVD from the coding sequence ATGGCGGCCATGGACGTGTTCCTGGACCGGCTCGACCCGGACATGTGCGTCGTCACGGCCGCCGCGGACGGAGAACGGGCCGGCTGCCTGGTCGCCTTCTCCTCGCAGTGCTCGCTGAAGCCCGTGCGGTACGTCGTGTGGATCTCCGACGTCAACCGGACCTTCCGCGTCGCACGGTCCGCCGACGTCCTGGCGGTCCACCTGCTGGCCCGCGACCAGCGCGCGACGGCCGAACTGTTCGGCGGGCTGACCGGCGACGACGTCGACAAGTTCGACCGGGTCCGCTGGCGCGAGGCGTACGGAGGGGCCGCCGTGCTGGAGGACGCCGAGGCGTGGTTCGTCGGGCGGATCCTGGAGCGGATGCAGGGAGGCGACCACGTCGGTTTCGTCCTCGATCCGGTCGAGTGGGGCGGGCGCGAGCGGGCCGCCGGACCGCTGCTGCGGCTCGCCGACGCGCGCACCGTCCGGCCCGGGCATCCGGTGGACTGA
- a CDS encoding MurR/RpiR family transcriptional regulator — MPSPQQARAQASAITSGRAAPESEISPTSRLRTLFDRPRLSPGQRRIAQYLIEHLTEAAFLSITDLADRVGVSQPSVTRFASAVGFSGYPALREQLQAIALGGRGGSAAEEYRGNELQAAVDAEIENLENLRRDFADADRVIDVGRKLAASAPLTVLGLRISVSLAEYFAYAARRVHPDVRLVTRGGTVAYDALLQSREAGGTWVLAFSMPRHAHETLGAVRVARGAGLKVALITDLALGPVVDEADVTFATGTGSRLVFDSYAAPGVMCAALLQAMTDADPERTQARLEEYEQVADQHQFFLRD; from the coding sequence GTGCCATCGCCGCAGCAGGCACGTGCGCAGGCGTCGGCCATCACCTCGGGCCGCGCGGCCCCCGAGTCGGAGATCTCCCCCACCTCCCGGCTCAGGACGCTCTTCGACCGGCCCCGCCTCTCCCCGGGACAGCGCCGCATCGCTCAGTACCTCATCGAGCACCTCACCGAGGCGGCGTTCCTCTCGATCACCGACCTGGCCGACCGGGTGGGCGTGAGCCAGCCGTCCGTGACGCGGTTCGCCTCTGCGGTCGGATTCAGCGGTTACCCGGCGTTGCGGGAGCAACTCCAGGCGATCGCACTGGGCGGCCGGGGCGGGTCCGCGGCCGAGGAGTACCGGGGCAACGAGCTCCAGGCGGCCGTGGACGCCGAGATCGAGAACCTGGAAAATCTGCGGCGGGACTTCGCCGACGCGGACCGGGTGATCGACGTCGGCCGCAAGCTGGCCGCCTCGGCGCCGCTGACCGTGCTCGGGCTGCGCATCTCCGTCTCGCTCGCCGAGTACTTCGCCTACGCGGCCCGCCGGGTCCATCCCGACGTGCGCCTGGTGACCCGGGGCGGCACCGTCGCCTACGACGCCCTGCTCCAGTCCCGGGAGGCGGGCGGCACCTGGGTGCTGGCCTTCTCCATGCCCCGGCACGCGCACGAGACCCTGGGCGCCGTCCGCGTGGCCCGCGGGGCCGGGCTGAAGGTGGCGCTGATCACCGACCTGGCGCTCGGCCCCGTCGTGGACGAGGCCGACGTCACCTTCGCCACCGGCACCGGGTCCCGCCTGGTCTTCGACTCCTACGCCGCGCCGGGCGTGATGTGCGCGGCGCTGCTCCAGGCCATGACCGACGCCGATCCGGAGCGGACGCAGGCGCGGCTGGAGGAGTACGAGCAGGTCGCGGACCAGCACCAGTTCTTCCTGCGGGACTGA
- a CDS encoding nucleoside/nucleotide kinase family protein — protein sequence MPLTFDDLLARARRLPRDGRRAILGVAGSPGAGKSTLAGHLVRELNGGGEPWVAQVPMDGFHLADVELDRLGRRDRKGAPDTFDAAGYAALLDRLRAEPDGETVYAPGFERELEQPIAGAVPVPPSVRLVVTEGNYLLLETGAWARVRARLDEVWFCGPAEPERVRRLVARHERFGKSAAQAAAWALGPDQRNADLVAATRHRADLVVPDGVVPGPPPGAPGPAPSTPA from the coding sequence GTGCCGCTGACTTTCGACGACCTGCTCGCCCGTGCCCGCCGGCTGCCGCGGGACGGGCGGCGCGCGATCCTGGGTGTCGCGGGCAGCCCCGGCGCCGGGAAGTCGACGCTCGCCGGGCACCTGGTGCGGGAGCTGAACGGCGGCGGCGAGCCGTGGGTGGCGCAGGTGCCGATGGACGGGTTCCACCTCGCCGACGTTGAACTGGACCGGCTGGGCCGCCGGGACCGCAAGGGGGCGCCGGACACCTTCGACGCGGCCGGGTACGCGGCGCTGCTCGACCGGCTGCGCGCGGAGCCGGACGGCGAGACCGTGTACGCGCCGGGCTTCGAGCGGGAGCTGGAGCAGCCGATCGCCGGGGCCGTACCGGTGCCGCCCTCCGTCCGGCTGGTCGTGACGGAGGGCAACTACCTGCTGCTGGAGACCGGGGCCTGGGCGCGGGTGCGGGCCCGGCTCGACGAGGTGTGGTTCTGCGGGCCTGCGGAACCGGAGCGGGTCAGGCGGCTCGTGGCGCGGCACGAGCGCTTCGGCAAGTCCGCCGCACAGGCGGCCGCGTGGGCGCTCGGCCCCGATCAGCGCAACGCCGACCTGGTCGCGGCCACCCGGCACCGGGCCGACCTGGTGGTACCTGACGGCGTGGTCCCGGGCCCGCCGCCCGGCGCACCGGGGCCCGCGCCCTCAACCCCTGCGTAA
- a CDS encoding beta-phosphoglucomutase family hydrolase, producing the protein MTTQLGLPDDIQACLFDLDGVVTRTAVVHAAAWKATFDAFLRERDGADFRPFTDSDYDQYVDGRPRADGVRSFLASRGVELPEGTPDDPPDALTVNGVGNRKNELLLEKIRTDGVEPYEGTLRYIDAVRAAGLATAIVSSSANTRDVLRSIDAERLFDVRIDGVVARERKLPGKPHPDTFLAAARDLGVEASRAAVFEDALAGMDAGRSGHFGYVVGVDRVGQTDALYAHGADRVVKDLAELGSRA; encoded by the coding sequence ATGACGACGCAGCTCGGACTCCCCGACGACATCCAGGCCTGCCTCTTCGACCTCGACGGGGTCGTCACCAGGACGGCGGTGGTGCACGCCGCCGCCTGGAAGGCGACCTTCGACGCCTTCCTGCGCGAGCGGGACGGCGCGGACTTCCGGCCGTTCACCGACTCCGACTACGACCAGTACGTCGACGGCCGCCCCCGCGCCGACGGCGTCCGCTCCTTCCTCGCCTCCCGCGGCGTCGAACTGCCCGAGGGCACCCCTGACGATCCGCCGGACGCGCTGACCGTCAACGGCGTCGGCAACCGCAAGAACGAACTCCTCCTGGAGAAGATCCGCACCGACGGCGTGGAACCCTACGAGGGCACGCTGCGCTACATCGACGCTGTCCGCGCCGCGGGTCTCGCCACCGCGATCGTCTCCTCGAGCGCCAACACCCGGGACGTACTGCGCTCCATCGACGCCGAGCGGCTGTTCGACGTGCGGATCGACGGCGTGGTGGCCAGGGAACGGAAACTGCCCGGCAAACCACACCCCGACACCTTCCTCGCCGCCGCCCGCGACCTCGGCGTCGAGGCCTCCCGCGCCGCCGTCTTCGAGGACGCGCTGGCCGGCATGGACGCGGGACGCTCCGGACACTTCGGCTACGTCGTCGGAGTCGACCGCGTCGGCCAGACCGACGCCCTCTACGCCCACGGCGCCGACCGCGTAGTCAAGGACCTCGCCGAGCTGGGGAGCCGCGCGTGA
- a CDS encoding glycoside hydrolase family 65 protein, producing the protein MITNRTYTVEPWRVRETALNLDLLAQSESVFALSNGHVGWRGNLDEGEPHGLPGSYLNGVYELHPLPYAEAGYGYPESGQTVINVTNGKLLRLLVDDEPFDLRYGRLGKHERTLDLRRGVLERSCEWTSPAGTTVRVRSTRLVSLTQRAIAAVEYEVEPVDTRTRIVIQSELVANESLPSSDGDPRAAQALQSPLEPEEDLAIGSRLRLVHRTRRSGLRVAVAADHVVDAPGEITTSSESNTDVSRLTITSVLDPGQRLRVQKTVAHGWSGARSRPAMSDQVEAALAAAAHGGWDGLVAEQRDYLDDFWARADVEVHGDEEIQQAVRFALFHVLQAGARAEQRAIPAKGLTGSGYDGHAFWDTEMFVLPLLTYTAPKAVAEALRWRQATLPAARDRATQLGLRGAAFPWRTIDGSEGSAYWPAGTAAFHVAADIAHAAVRYTAATGDLDFERETALELLVETARLWRSLGHHDHHGVFHIDGITGPDEYSAVVDDNTYTNLMARSNLLAAADVCERHPEEATRLGVDEEESAAWRDAAEAVHIPYNEEIGVHEQHAGFTRHQRWDFANTGADQYPLMLHFPYFDVYRKQVVKQSDLVLAMYTCGSWFDAHCDEDQMAANFAYYEPLTVRDSSLSACCQAVVAAQTGHLRLAYDYATEAALMDLADLEHNTRDGLHIASLAGTWMALVAGFGGTRRDGDSLRFTPRLPEKFSRLAFRLQFRGRCLQVEIGPDRASYSLLGGPPLTIHHHGSEVHVDGAEPVTLGISAPKWRPTPEQPPHRRPGVTERPVPNDG; encoded by the coding sequence GTGATCACCAACCGGACGTACACCGTGGAGCCCTGGCGGGTGCGCGAGACCGCCCTCAACCTCGACCTCCTCGCACAGAGCGAGTCCGTCTTCGCGCTGTCCAACGGGCACGTCGGCTGGCGCGGCAACCTCGACGAGGGCGAACCGCACGGCCTGCCCGGCAGCTACCTCAACGGCGTCTACGAACTCCACCCGCTGCCCTACGCCGAAGCGGGCTACGGCTACCCCGAGTCGGGCCAGACCGTCATCAACGTCACCAACGGCAAGCTGCTGCGGCTGCTGGTCGACGACGAGCCCTTCGACCTGCGCTACGGACGGCTCGGCAAGCACGAACGCACCCTGGACCTCAGGCGCGGCGTGCTGGAGCGCAGCTGCGAGTGGACCTCCCCGGCCGGTACGACCGTCCGGGTGCGCTCCACCCGCCTGGTCTCGCTCACCCAGCGCGCCATCGCCGCGGTGGAGTACGAGGTAGAGCCCGTCGACACCCGCACCCGGATCGTCATCCAGTCCGAACTGGTCGCCAACGAGAGCCTGCCCTCCTCCGACGGCGACCCGAGGGCGGCCCAGGCGCTGCAGTCCCCGCTGGAACCGGAGGAGGACCTCGCCATCGGCTCCCGGCTGCGGCTGGTCCACCGCACCCGGCGCAGCGGCCTCAGGGTCGCCGTGGCCGCCGACCACGTCGTCGACGCGCCCGGGGAGATCACCACCAGCAGCGAGAGCAACACGGACGTGTCCCGCCTGACCATCACCTCCGTGCTGGACCCGGGACAGCGGCTGCGGGTGCAGAAGACCGTCGCCCACGGCTGGTCGGGCGCCCGCTCCCGGCCCGCGATGAGCGACCAGGTCGAGGCCGCGCTGGCCGCCGCCGCACACGGCGGCTGGGACGGCCTGGTGGCCGAACAACGGGACTACCTCGACGACTTCTGGGCCCGCGCGGACGTCGAGGTGCACGGCGACGAGGAGATCCAGCAGGCCGTCCGGTTCGCCCTGTTCCACGTGCTGCAGGCCGGCGCCCGCGCCGAGCAGCGGGCGATTCCGGCCAAGGGACTGACCGGTTCCGGCTACGACGGCCACGCCTTCTGGGACACCGAGATGTTCGTGCTGCCGCTCCTCACCTACACCGCGCCCAAGGCGGTCGCCGAGGCGCTGCGCTGGCGGCAGGCCACCCTGCCCGCCGCCCGCGACCGCGCCACCCAGCTCGGGCTGCGCGGCGCCGCCTTCCCGTGGCGGACCATCGACGGCTCGGAGGGCTCCGCGTACTGGCCGGCCGGCACCGCGGCCTTCCACGTGGCCGCCGACATCGCGCACGCCGCGGTGCGCTACACGGCGGCGACCGGAGACCTCGACTTCGAACGCGAGACCGCCCTGGAACTCCTGGTGGAGACGGCCCGGCTGTGGCGCTCGCTGGGCCACCACGACCACCACGGCGTCTTCCACATCGACGGCATCACCGGGCCGGACGAGTACAGCGCCGTCGTCGACGACAACACGTACACCAACCTCATGGCGCGCTCCAACCTGCTCGCCGCCGCCGACGTGTGCGAACGCCACCCGGAGGAGGCGACCCGGCTCGGCGTCGACGAAGAGGAGAGCGCCGCCTGGCGGGACGCGGCCGAGGCCGTGCACATCCCTTACAACGAGGAGATCGGCGTCCACGAGCAGCACGCCGGCTTCACCCGCCACCAGCGCTGGGACTTCGCGAACACCGGCGCCGACCAGTACCCGCTGATGCTGCACTTCCCGTACTTCGACGTCTACCGCAAACAGGTCGTCAAGCAGTCCGACCTGGTGCTCGCCATGTACACCTGCGGCAGCTGGTTCGACGCCCACTGCGACGAGGACCAGATGGCCGCGAACTTCGCCTACTACGAGCCGCTGACCGTGCGGGACTCCTCCCTGTCCGCCTGCTGCCAGGCGGTCGTCGCCGCGCAGACCGGCCACCTGCGCCTCGCCTACGACTACGCCACCGAGGCCGCCCTGATGGACCTCGCGGACCTGGAGCACAACACCCGCGACGGACTGCACATCGCCTCGCTGGCCGGTACGTGGATGGCGCTGGTCGCCGGATTCGGCGGCACCCGCCGGGACGGCGACAGCCTGCGCTTCACACCCCGGCTGCCCGAGAAGTTCAGCCGCCTCGCCTTCCGGCTCCAGTTCCGCGGCCGGTGCCTCCAGGTGGAGATCGGACCCGACCGGGCGTCGTACTCGCTGCTGGGCGGACCGCCCCTGACGATCCATCACCACGGGTCCGAGGTCCACGTGGACGGGGCCGAGCCCGTCACCCTCGGCATCTCCGCGCCGAAGTGGCGGCCCACGCCCGAACAGCCCCCGCACCGCCGCCCGGGCGTCACCGAGCGGCCGGTCCCGAACGACGGATGA